One segment of Triticum aestivum cultivar Chinese Spring chromosome 2A, IWGSC CS RefSeq v2.1, whole genome shotgun sequence DNA contains the following:
- the LOC123191157 gene encoding ABC transporter G family member 5, with protein sequence MHPAGEAPPLLATIQEDDELASESMKSGGGVESCRCEVEAVGINYHITVSARPHPLKIWSRPDDLLLDAAGDPAAPAPPPVSRSSRCRLVLRNVSCRARPGELLAIVGPSGAGKSTLLEILSGRLEPSSSSPTDLRVNGSPVDAAALRRLCGYVTQRDVLFPLLTVRETLHFSARLRLGPDAYDAAAVDALVDDLALARVADARVKDLSGGERRRVSIGVEAVRDPAVLVLDEPTSGLDSASALQIVGALRAMAESRGRTVVLSIHQPGARIVKMFDAVLLLAAGSVLHHGSVDELHALLTGAGLRLPPHVDAVEFAIDSVDELRLHLHLQQQQQRDRRCTLQQLFQQHKLQAQAEDDSSSTLAAGGNSNGQHQYANSWPVEVAVLSQRFFKNVARTRQLFACRTVCMLVAGLALGSIFYDLAEDKVAERVGLFAFLLTFLLSSTTEALPVFLQEREILAKETSSGAYRVSAYAVANALVFLPFQLVLAAVFAAPAYWLTGLRRTAPAFSYFLLLIWLVLYTANSVVACFAAAAPDFVVGNAAVQGVMGSFFLFSGYFIRRSAMPAYWVPMHYLSLFKWPFEALLLNEFGGKCAARAMGVCVATGDEVLRREGIGEECRWRNVAVMVGFVAFYRVLGYAVLRVRCSLTLRAAARSALLSSSSHYSACFSASTSTKA encoded by the coding sequence ATGCATCCGGCAGGTGAAGCACCACCTTTACTAGCGACCATCCAGGAAGACGACGAGCTGGCGAGCGAATCCATGAAGAGCGGCGGCGGGGTAGAAAGCTGCAGGTGCGAGGTGGAGGCCGTGGGCATCAACTACCACATCACCGTCTCCGCCCGGCCTCACCCGCTCAAGATATGGAGCAGGCCCGACGACCTCCTCCTCGACGCCGCCGGCGACCCCGCTGCGCCTGCGCCTCCGCCGGTCAGCCGCAGCAGCCGGTGCCGCCTCGTGCTCCGCAACGTCAGCTGCCGCGCCCGCCCTGGCGAGCTGCTCGCCATCGTCGGCCCCAGCGGCGCCGGCAAGTCCACGCTGCTCGAGATCCTCTCCGGCCGCCTTGAGCCCAGCTCGTCCAGTCCTACTGACCTCCGCGTCAATGGCTCCCCTGTCGacgccgccgccctgcgccgcctcTGCGGCTACGTCACCCAGCGCGACGTCCTCTTCCCGCTGCTTACCGTGCGCGAGACGCTCCATTTCAGCGCGCGCCTCCGCCTCGGCCCAGACGCGTACGACGCCGCCGCGGTTGACGCGCTCGTCGACGACCTCGCCCTGGCCCGCGTCGCCGACGCCAGGGTCAAGGACCTCTCCGGAGGCGAGCGGCGCCGCGTGTCCATCGGTGTCGAGGCCGTGCGCGACCCCGCCGTGCTGGTGCTCGACGAGCCCACCTCCGGCCTCGACAGCGCGTCCGCGCTCCAGATCGTCGGCGCGCTGCGGGCAATGGCCGAGTCGCGGGGCCGCACCGTGGTGCTCAGCATCCACCAGCCCGGCGCGCGCATTGTCAAGATGTTCGACGCCGTGCTCCTGCTCGCCGCGGGCTCCGTGCTCCACCACGGCTCCGTCGACGAGCTCCACGCCCTGCTCACCGGCGCCGGCCTCCGCCTGCCCCCGCACGTGGACGCCGTCGAGTTCGCCATCGACTCCGTGGACGagctccgcctccacctccacctccagcagcagcagcagcgcgaccgCCGGTGCACGCTGCAGCAGCTCTTCCAGCAGCACAAGCTCCAGGCCCAAGCCGAGGACGACTCCTCCAGCACGCTCGCCGCCGGTGGAAACAGCAATGGGCAACACCAGTACGCCAACTCGTGGCCGGTCGAGGTGGCGGTGCTGTCGCAGCGCTTCTTCAAGAACGTGGCGCGGACGCGGCAGCTCTTCGCGTGCCGCACCGTGTGCATGCTCGTCGCCGGGCTCGCCCTCGGCTCCATCTTCTACGACCTCGCCGAAGACAAGGTGGCGGAGCGGGTCGGCCTCTTCGCGTTCCTCCTCACCTTCCTGCTCTCGTCCACGACGGAGGCGCTGCCGGTGTTCCTGCAGGAGCGGGAGATCCTGGCCAAGGAGACCTCATCGGGCGCCTACCGCGTGTCCGCCTACGCAGTGGCGAACGCCCTGGTGTTCCTGCCGTTCCAGCTGGTGCTGGCGGCGGTGTTCGCGGCGCCGGCGTACTGGCTGACGGGGCTGCGCCGCACGGCGCCGGCATTCTCCTACTTCCTGCTCCTCATCTGGCTGGTCCTCTACACGGCCAACTCGGTGGTGGCGTGCTTCGCGGCGGCGGCGCCGGACTTCGTAGTGGGGAACGCGGCGGTGCAGGGCGTGATGggctccttcttcctcttctccggCTACTTCATCCGGCGGTCGGCGATGCCGGCGTACTGGGTGCCGATGCACTACCTGTCGCTCTTCAAGTGGCCGTTCGAGGCGCTGCTGCTGAACGAGTTCGGCGGCAAGTGCGCGGCAAGGGCGATGGGGGTGTGCGTGGCGACCGGCGACGAGGTGCTCCGGCGGGAGGGGATCGGGGAGGAGTGCCGGTGGAGGAACGTGGCGGTCATGGTCGGCTTCGTCGCCTTCTACCGGGTGCTCGGCTACGCCGTGCTCCGCGTCCGCTGCAGCCTCACGCTCAGGGCCGCCGCGCGGTCCGCATTGCTGTCTTCCTCCTCACACTACTCTGCTTGCTTCTCTGCATCTACCAGTACCAAAGCTTGA
- the LOC123191158 gene encoding farnesylcysteine lyase: protein MPPLFLLPVLLLVLPPSPQAAAAAEDICIVGSGISGASTAFFLTNYTAPYPAPQLRVFERRDRVGGRLATVTVAGEVFEAGGSIIHPRNLHVRRFADLLGLTAKTGGDDDEDWLGIWDGARFVFKTLRPPPPGSSWLRRKLHGLANSLLLLRRYGLSLLRMDSFVQEMLQKFMLYYNGFESRPVFDNVEEMLKWSGLYGLTRRTLEEELIDAGLNTQTISELVTVITRINYGQSTSISGLAGAVSLAGSESGLWSIKGGNWQLAAGLLKTANATLHLQEGIESISDAGDYYVLKSNKGHEYNCTVTVVATPLDEVNITFIPPISIPPRKMQHTHTTFVRGLLDPKFFGLSSVSDIPELIGTMELPDIPFSCISVRKKHGEHDMTYKIFSRVKLEDALLDQMFSTREETIRIDWPAYPHYQAPEDFAPIILDGRHLYYVNTFESAASAMETGAVAAENVARLIISRLPLGLRAGLSSAAVPEPHIESSAGEEEGPRRVDL, encoded by the exons ATGCCGCCCCTTttcctcctccccgtcctcctcctcgtgcTTCCCCCCTCcccgcaggccgccgccgccgccgaggacaTCTGCATCGTCGGCAGCGGCATCTCGGGCGCCTCCACGGCCTTCTTCCTCACCAACTACACCGCCCCCTACCCGGCCCCGCAGCTCCGCGTCTTCGAGCGCCGTGACAGGGTCGGCGGCCGCCTCGCCACCGTCACCGTCGCCGGCGAAGTCTTCGAGGCCGGCGGCTCCATCATCCACCCGCGCAACCTCCACGTGCGCCGCTTCGCCGACCTCCTCGGCCTCACCGCCAAgaccggcggcgacgacgacgaggactggctcGGGATCTGGGACGGCGCCCGCTTCGTCTTCAAGACTCTCCGCCCGCCCCCGCCGGGGAGCTCCTGGCTGCGCCGCAAGCTCCACGGCCTCGCCAACTCGCTCCTGCTGCTCAGGCGATATGGTCTCTCTCTGCTCAGGATGGACAGCTTCGTGCAG GAAATGTTGCAAAAGTTTATGCTTTACTACAACGGATTCGAGTCCCGGCCTGTGTTCGACAACGTTGAGGAGATGCTCAAATGGTCAGGCCTCTATGGGCTCACTCGCAGGACCCTAGAGGAGGAGCTCATTGATGCCGGGCTGAATACTCAGACCATATCAGAGCTTGTCACT GTAATAACAAGGATCAACTATGGACAAAGCACGAGCATAAGTGGTCTAGCGGGCGCTGTGTCTTTAGCTGGCTCCGAGTCTGGACTGTGGTCTATCAAAGGAGGCAACTGGCAGCTAGCTGCTGGGTTGCTCAAGACTGCTAACGCCACTCTGCATCTCCAAGAAGGCATAGAGTCAATCTCTGATGCAGGGGATTACTATGTTCTGAAATCGAATAAAGGTCATGAGTATAACTGCACGGTGACGGTTGTTGCAACGCCCCTCGATGAGGTGAACATTACGTTTATCCCTCCGATCTCTATTCCACCAAGGAAGATGCAGCATACCCATACAACCTTCGTCAGAGGCCTCTTGGACCCT AAATTCTTTGGTCTGAGTTCCGTGTCCGACATTCCAGAGCTGATAGGAACCATGGAGCTCCCTGATATCCCCTTCTCGTGCATCTCAGTTCGGAAGAAGCACGGCGAACATGACATGACTTACAAAATTTTCTCACGTGTGAAGCTGGAGGATGCTTTGTTGGATCAGATGTTCAG CACAAGGGAGGAGACCATCCGGATAGACTGGCCTGCTTACCCCCATTACCAGGCCCCGGAGGATTTCGCACCGATCATACTGGACGGCAGGCACCTGTACTACGTGAACACCTTTGAGAGCGCGGCGAGTGCCATGGAGACAGGGGCCGTCGCCGCGGAGAATGTGGCGAGGCTCATCATCTCGAGGCTGCCTCTCGGGTTACGAGCCGGGCTCTCGTCGGCGGCGGTACCTGAGCCTCATATTGAGTCATCTGCCGGTGAGGAGGAAGGTCCCCGGCGTGTGGATCTGTGA
- the LOC123038289 gene encoding F-box protein At5g03100-like, translated as MDQRSSSGYTSSQEFSVKSKHGSSKRMARSLVAVELHLLPHDVLRDILSRLSIRDVVRMSILSREWRQLRICHPDLVLTLYTFLETETTEFITNVNNLLRPLWSTSTTTTTTLDKFAVEFGLRRKHQYHIDRWVNFATASRAKHIALDFTEFTFFDSTCCKNMYIFPLCKFSGQNGSCVKSLNLGYVCLKLPLSFCGLTNLKKLTLNMASISGSDLQCLLLSCALLESISIERCSSFSSLRIRQELYRLQYLRVRHCKLKMIELCAPNLTKFELDEDLTEIVLIQCLKLSEATFVSNMREHSFDNYGFRFTFTDLPTALPHAHKLLLLLNVDQVCS; from the exons ATGGACCAACGAAGCAGTAGTGGATATACTAGCAGTCAAGAATTCTCTGTAAAAAGCAAACACGGTTCTTCCAAGAGGATGGCGAGATCATTGGTGGCGGTGGAGCTTCACCTTCTGCCCCAT GATGTGCTGCGTGATATACTGTCGCGGTTATCAATCAGAGATGTCGTGAGGATGAGCATACTCTCTCGTGAATGGAGACAGCTAAGGATCTGCCACCCAGACCTGGTGCTCACCCTATACACCTTCTTA GAAACTGAGACTACTGAATTCATCACCAATGTGAACAATCTATTGCGCCCACTGTGGTCTACTTCTACTACAACTACGACTACGCTGGACAAGTTTGCAGTCGAATTTGGGCTTCGCAGAAAGCACCAGTATCACATTGATAGATGGGTTAACTTCGCCACCGCGTCAAGGGCTAAGCACATTGCTCTAGATTTCACAGAATTCACTTTCTTCGACTCTACGTGTTGCAAGAACATGTATATTTTCCCTCTGTGCAAATTCAGTGGTCAAAACGGCTCTTGTGTCAAGTCTCTTAATCTGGGCTACGTATGTTTAAAACTGCCCCTCAGTTTCTGTGGTCTCACAAACCTTAAGAAACTCACGCTAAATATGGCATCGATCAGTGGAAGTGATCTCCAGTGCCTATTGCTGAGCTGTGCTCTTCTCGAGAGTATAAGCATAGAGCGGTGCTCCTCCTTCTCAAGTCTACGCATACGACAGGAGCTGTACCGGTTGCAGTACCTGCGTGTGCGCCATTGCAAACTGAAAATGATAGAGTTGTGTGCTCCGAATCTTACCAAATTTGAGCTTGACGAGGATCTGACGGAAATTGTGCTCATTCAATGTTTGAAGTTGTCAGAGGCAACATTCGTGTCAAACATGAGAGAGCACTCATTTGACAACTATGGTTTCAGGTTCACCTTCACCGACCTTCCAACTGCCCTTCCTCATGCGCATAAACTACTCCTACTTTTGAATGTTGATCAGGTTTGCTCTTGA
- the LOC123186685 gene encoding SKP1-like protein 4, producing the protein MSTSTNKNRKMVRLHSSDGEEFEVAEEAIGGASATIKGMLEEEESMVATNKVIPLPVTGPILARVLEYVNRHLDEEDGALYRYGPTADDPLRRFDDQFVQVDQDTLFDLIAAANYLEMQGLLDLTCRTVADQMRGKTTDEIRTHFYIRNDYTADELDEVRRENSWCWE; encoded by the coding sequence ATGTCCACGTCCACTAATAAGAACAGGAAGATGGTCCGCCTCCACTCGTCGGACGGCGAGGAGTTCGAGGTGGCGGAGGAGGCCATCGGCGGCGCGTCGGCGACGATCAAGGGCAtgctggaggaggaggagtcgaTGGTGGCCACCAACAAGGTGATCCCGCTGCCCGTCACCGGCCCCATCCTGGCGCGCGTGCTCGAGTACGTCAACCGGCACTTGGACGAAGAAGACGGCGCCCTGTACCGCTACGGCCCCACCGCCGACGACCCCCTGAGGCGCTTCGATGACCAGTTTGTGCAGGTGGACCAGGACACGCTCTTCGACCTCATCGCGGCGGCCAACTATCTGGAGATGCAGGGGCTCCTGGACCTCACGTGCCGGACGGTGGCGGACCAGATGCGGGGCAAGACCACCGACGAGATCCGCACGCACTTCTACATCCGCAACGACTACACCGCCGATGAGTTGGACGAGGTCCGTAGGGAGAACTCGTGGTGCTGGGAGTAG
- the LOC123186686 gene encoding peroxidase 12, giving the protein MASRAAAAAVVVLALVCAVQSSLSAATAGGLSPDFHAVTCPPLEQIVAFHVGEAFKNDSGVAPALIRILFHDCFPQGCDGSVLIEGPGTEQDEIPNKTLRRVALDLIDRIRMRVHSACSRTVSCADITVLATRESLVLAGGPRFEVALGRRDSFFPASPVQVGLLPAPFHPVDKLIKSFGDRGLNVTDLVALSGAHTFGVAHCPAFDDRFKNGFDTNPAIDPKFATGLRNKCAKDTPEGTLKQNLDVRTPDVFDNKYYFDLIARQGLFKSDQGLFDHPTTKRMATRFSLNQDAFFEQFARSMAKMVNMDLLTGDRGEIRARCAVRGTPPRIQAAAAGDDEGISADM; this is encoded by the exons ATGGCGTCTAGAGCAGCGGCGGCCGCCGTGGTCGTCCTGGCCTTGGTCTGCGCCGTGCAGTCGTCCCTCTCGGCGGCGACCGCCGGGGGTCTGTCCCCTGACTTCCACGCGGTGACGTGCCCTCCGCTGGAGCAAATCGTGGCGTTCCACGTGGGGGAGGCCTTCAAGAACGACTCCGGCGTGGCGCCGGCGCTCATCCGCATCCTCTTCCACGACTGCTTCCCGCAG GGCTGCGACGGGTCGGTGCTCATCGAGGGCCCCGGCACGGAGCAGGACGAGATCCCCAACAAGACGCTCCGCAGGGTGGCGCTGGACCTCATTGACCGCATCCGTATGCGCGTGCACAGCGCCTGCAGCCGCACGGTCTCGTGCGCCGACATCACCGTGCTCGCCACCCGCGAGTCGCTCGTCCTGGCCGGCGGGCCCCGCTTCGAGGTCGCCCTCGGCCGGCGCGACTCCTTCTTCCCGGCGTCGCCGGTCCAGGTCGGCCTGCTGCCGGCGCCCTTCCACCCCGTGGACAAGCTCATCAAGTCCTTCGGCGACCGCGGCCTGAACGTGACGGACCTGGTGGCCCTCTCCGGCGCGCACACCTTCGGCGTCGCCCACTGCCCGGCCTTCGATGATCGCTTCAAGAATGGCTTCGACACGAACCCGGCCATCGACCCCAAGTTCGCCACGGGGCTGCGGAACAAGTGCGCCAAGGACACCCCCGAAGGCACCCTGAAGCAGAACCTCGACGTGCGCACGCCGGACGTCTTCGACAACAAGTACTACTTCGACCTGATCGCGAGGCAGGGCCTGTTCAAGTCGGACCAGGGCCTCTTCGACCACCCCACCACCAAGCGCATGGCCACCCGCTTCTCGCTCAACCAGGACGCCTTCTTTGAGCAGTTCGCCAGGTCCATGGCCAAGATGGTCAACATGGACCTGCTCACAGGCGACAGGGGCGAGATCCGGGCCAGATGCGCCGTCCGCGGTACTCCCCCACGcatccaggccgccgccgccggcgatgacgaggggatcTCCGCCGACATGTAA